From Candidatus Neomarinimicrobiota bacterium, one genomic window encodes:
- a CDS encoding LacI family DNA-binding transcriptional regulator, with protein MTTISDVANKAKVSTATVSRVLNNSDKVRPLTRDRVNAVIQELNFVPNVNALGLQRKKTKTVGLIFPDASAYYFAEIIQGINRHLSQNEHQILISSAHDEEEEVKIINGFVRGGRIDGLIMMMPSANGNNGLRIPSTYKIPEVFISCDINAPRATTILLDNYNAAREMIQHLSKLGHKRIAFIHGGEHNYDARERYRGYVDGRKIYQADDDVNLEVMGNFTESSGFQATLELMKRNPKPTAIFAANDAMAIGAIEAARALKLKVPSDLAIVGFDDISSAAYMDPALTTVHVPLRRLGHLAAEAMLKNLKTDSLERTTEKIIIPLQHIIRRSCGSEQTAI; from the coding sequence ATGACAACTATAAGTGATGTAGCCAATAAAGCAAAAGTGTCCACTGCTACCGTATCACGCGTCTTGAATAATTCTGACAAAGTCAGACCATTAACACGAGATCGGGTGAATGCAGTTATTCAAGAGTTGAACTTTGTTCCCAATGTAAATGCTTTGGGCTTGCAGCGAAAAAAAACAAAAACAGTTGGTCTCATATTTCCAGATGCCAGTGCATACTATTTCGCAGAGATCATCCAGGGGATCAATCGTCACCTCTCCCAAAACGAGCACCAGATTCTAATATCTAGTGCCCATGATGAAGAAGAAGAGGTCAAAATTATCAATGGGTTTGTCAGGGGGGGGCGTATTGATGGTCTCATCATGATGATGCCCTCAGCTAATGGAAATAATGGGCTCAGAATCCCTTCAACTTATAAAATACCAGAGGTTTTCATCTCCTGTGATATCAATGCTCCCCGAGCTACAACCATCTTACTGGACAACTATAACGCTGCAAGAGAAATGATACAACACTTGTCCAAACTAGGGCACAAGCGTATCGCTTTTATTCATGGGGGTGAGCATAACTATGATGCCCGTGAACGTTATCGAGGTTATGTCGATGGCAGGAAAATATACCAGGCTGACGATGACGTGAATCTGGAAGTTATGGGGAACTTCACAGAATCCTCAGGATTTCAGGCGACCCTGGAACTAATGAAACGTAATCCGAAACCCACAGCTATTTTTGCAGCAAATGATGCCATGGCCATTGGGGCTATTGAGGCTGCCAGGGCTTTGAAGCTCAAGGTGCCTTCAGATTTAGCCATAGTCGGTTTTGATGATATTTCATCCGCAGCCTACATGGATCCGGCACTAACCACAGTACATGTACCGTTGCGCCGCCTCGGACATCTGGCTGCAGAAGCAATGCTGAAGAATTTGAAAACCGATTCACTCGAAAGAACCACAGAAAAAATCATTATTCCACTGCAACATATCATACGCAGATCTTGTGGCAGTGAACAAACAGCTATTTAA